Proteins found in one Halococcus agarilyticus genomic segment:
- a CDS encoding TlpA family protein disulfide reductase yields the protein MERHTRRAVLGAGGAGLASAFAGCAGVLGGTGGADGTDTREIDTVAVAGSPGESVAIRPQGRVALLDFFGTWCAPCKPQMAHLRTVDERFPDLHLLSITWEEDETAVTDFWREYEGSWPVALDPEVRTGERYGVRRIPTLLVLAPDGTETWRHVGLAAADTIVTEVERAIETG from the coding sequence ATGGAGCGGCACACTCGTCGGGCGGTCCTCGGTGCAGGTGGGGCCGGGCTCGCGAGCGCGTTCGCCGGCTGTGCGGGCGTCCTCGGCGGTACGGGCGGGGCGGACGGAACGGACACCCGGGAGATCGACACCGTCGCGGTCGCCGGCTCACCGGGCGAGTCGGTGGCGATCCGTCCCCAGGGACGGGTCGCGCTGCTCGATTTCTTCGGGACGTGGTGTGCGCCCTGCAAACCCCAGATGGCCCACCTCCGGACCGTCGACGAGCGATTCCCCGACCTCCATCTGCTCTCGATCACGTGGGAGGAGGACGAAACGGCAGTGACCGACTTCTGGCGGGAGTACGAGGGGTCGTGGCCGGTCGCGCTCGATCCCGAAGTCCGCACGGGCGAGCGCTACGGCGTCCGGCGGATCCCGACGCTGCTCGTCCTTGCCCCTGACGGCACCGAGACGTGGCGACACGTCGGCCTCGCCGCTGCCGACACGATCGTCACGGAAGTCGAACGCGCGATCGAGACGGGATGA
- a CDS encoding DUF4349 domain-containing protein yields the protein MPSHTRSVAAVALALLVVLAGCGGFSAGGGSDGGEAASAGGGGGDQSAGSSGGADSLANTAGGSAADTGGNNGQALQANRAIVKTAHVRLEVENFSTARGNITSATRRLGGYVGASSESTRGENGNRTAGQVVLRVPSRNFSALYDRVQATGTVLSANTNTSDVTEQLVDLEARLENLRAQRQRLRNLYENASDTEAVLKVQERLSNTQSEIERLEAQLQSLENRITLSTITVELTEPADDPVVAGAWYDVGVLDAFLDSIGGVVTTLRAAVVAVAYLAPYLLVFGVPILLGYLAYRRRTAASASAE from the coding sequence ATGCCCTCCCACACGCGTTCGGTCGCCGCGGTCGCGCTCGCCCTCCTCGTCGTGCTCGCCGGCTGTGGCGGTTTTAGCGCCGGCGGCGGCAGCGATGGCGGCGAGGCCGCGAGCGCCGGCGGCGGTGGCGGCGATCAGAGCGCCGGCAGCAGTGGCGGTGCCGATAGCCTCGCCAACACCGCCGGTGGATCGGCCGCCGACACGGGAGGAAACAACGGCCAGGCGCTCCAGGCGAACCGGGCGATCGTCAAGACCGCCCACGTCCGTCTCGAGGTCGAGAACTTCAGTACGGCACGGGGGAACATCACGAGCGCGACGCGTCGGCTGGGCGGGTACGTGGGCGCGTCGAGCGAGTCGACCCGGGGCGAGAACGGCAACCGGACCGCCGGTCAGGTCGTTCTCCGCGTCCCGAGCCGGAACTTCTCCGCGCTCTACGATCGGGTGCAGGCGACCGGCACGGTGCTGAGTGCGAACACGAACACGAGCGACGTCACCGAACAGTTGGTCGACCTCGAAGCACGCCTCGAAAACCTCCGGGCGCAGCGCCAACGCCTGCGGAACCTCTACGAGAACGCGAGCGACACCGAGGCAGTCCTCAAGGTCCAGGAACGCCTCTCGAACACCCAGTCTGAGATCGAGCGCCTGGAGGCCCAGCTCCAGTCGCTCGAAAACCGGATCACGCTCTCGACGATCACGGTCGAGCTCACCGAACCCGCCGACGATCCGGTCGTCGCGGGAGCGTGGTACGACGTCGGCGTGCTCGACGCCTTCCTCGACTCGATCGGCGGCGTCGTCACGACGCTCCGGGCGGCGGTCGTCGCGGTCGCGTATCTCGCGCCGTACCTCCTCGTCTTCGGCGTGCCCATCCTGCTCGGCTATCTCGCCTACCGGCGGCGGACGGCGGCATCCGCGAGCGCCGAGTGA
- a CDS encoding potassium channel family protein, whose amino-acid sequence MNTWQRRTVHSLIGLAVLMLLYSLVYDYGMSAFENEPETFLHSLQVVVETFTTTGFGSDAGWESPVMNVLVIVMDLTGVALIFLALPVVVFPLLDETLSRSAPTTIEDTDHVVICAYTPRGATLIEELDSRDVSYVVIEPDRDRADDLHEDGVRVVHGDPESPEALAGVDLGAARALVADASDEQNASIALAAADTADTRIITFVEDATVADYHRYAGADEVFSPRRLVGESLADTVTTAISTELGDVIEIDGDFEIAELPIQAGSDLDGVRIEESEITERTGANVVGAWLRGEFVSPPDPNDRIDEHSILLVAGHESQLEALKELTLSDTRSRRRGRVVVVGLGEVGTTVYEAVSREGIETVVIDHVDGPGVDIVGDATEEATLREAGLDGANAVVLALPNDTLTVFATLVIRELAPDVEILARAKEPAGIRKLYRAGADYVLALATVSGRMLASTILDEEVMSFDKQIEVVRTQCPKLAGQSLREADVRARTGCTVIAVERNGDVRTEIGPEFELRADDDLVLVGTDEDVNRFASLYE is encoded by the coding sequence ATGAACACGTGGCAGCGCCGGACCGTTCATTCCCTCATCGGGCTCGCGGTGTTGATGCTTCTCTACTCGCTCGTCTACGACTACGGGATGAGTGCCTTCGAGAACGAGCCCGAGACGTTTCTCCACTCGCTGCAGGTCGTCGTCGAGACGTTCACCACGACCGGGTTCGGCTCGGACGCGGGGTGGGAGAGCCCGGTGATGAACGTGCTCGTGATCGTGATGGATCTCACCGGCGTGGCGCTGATCTTCCTCGCACTCCCGGTCGTCGTGTTCCCGCTGCTCGACGAGACGCTCTCTCGGAGCGCCCCGACGACGATCGAGGACACCGATCACGTCGTCATCTGTGCGTACACTCCCCGTGGAGCGACCCTGATCGAGGAACTCGACAGTCGGGACGTCTCCTACGTCGTGATCGAACCCGATCGCGACCGCGCGGACGACCTCCACGAGGACGGAGTACGCGTGGTTCACGGCGATCCCGAGTCGCCCGAAGCGCTCGCCGGAGTCGACCTCGGGGCGGCGCGGGCGCTGGTCGCGGACGCCTCCGACGAACAGAACGCCTCGATCGCGCTCGCGGCCGCCGACACCGCCGACACCCGGATCATCACGTTCGTCGAGGACGCCACGGTCGCGGACTATCACCGATATGCGGGTGCGGACGAGGTGTTCTCGCCGCGCCGGCTCGTCGGCGAGAGCCTCGCCGACACGGTCACGACCGCGATCTCCACCGAACTGGGCGACGTGATCGAGATCGACGGCGACTTCGAGATCGCCGAACTCCCGATCCAGGCGGGGAGCGATCTCGACGGAGTCAGGATCGAGGAGAGCGAGATCACCGAACGGACCGGCGCGAACGTCGTCGGTGCGTGGCTCCGCGGCGAGTTCGTCAGCCCACCCGACCCGAACGATCGGATCGACGAGCACTCGATCCTGCTCGTCGCGGGCCACGAGTCACAGCTCGAAGCGTTGAAAGAACTGACCCTCTCGGACACCCGATCACGTCGGCGCGGTCGCGTCGTCGTCGTCGGGCTCGGCGAAGTCGGCACCACGGTGTACGAGGCGGTCTCGCGGGAGGGGATCGAGACGGTCGTGATCGACCACGTGGATGGGCCGGGCGTCGATATCGTCGGTGACGCCACCGAGGAAGCCACGCTCCGCGAGGCGGGGCTCGACGGGGCGAACGCGGTGGTGCTCGCGCTGCCGAACGACACGCTCACCGTGTTCGCCACGCTCGTGATCAGAGAACTCGCGCCCGACGTCGAGATCCTCGCCCGCGCGAAGGAGCCCGCGGGCATCCGGAAGCTCTACCGGGCGGGTGCGGACTACGTGCTCGCACTCGCCACCGTCAGCGGCCGAATGCTGGCGTCGACGATCCTCGACGAGGAGGTGATGAGCTTCGACAAGCAGATCGAGGTCGTCCGAACCCAGTGTCCCAAACTCGCGGGCCAGAGCCTCCGCGAGGCCGACGTCCGTGCGCGCACCGGCTGTACCGTGATCGCGGTCGAGCGCAACGGCGACGTCCGGACCGAGATCGGCCCCGAGTTCGAGCTCCGCGCCGACGACGACCTCGTTCTCGTCGGCACCGACGAGGACGTCAACCGGTTCGCCTCGCTCTACGAGTGA
- a CDS encoding RNA-guided endonuclease InsQ/TnpB family protein — protein MECYGKYTHHPRWRVLLAYRLPPTQERCRTEHRRGRTVLGVDLGIENLAVTSTAYFFSGRELTHRLQEFEKVRAGLQQTGTRSAHRTLVQSSGRELRHVRDVLHRASNALIDEALRYDCDVIAFENLTHIRDRTGASWGHKWAFRTLYEQVEYKAEAVSVSVEQVGSAYTSQRCAECGFTADENRPSRNDFRCVKCESEANADYNAAKNIGMRYIRRGQQSSRRTGNSQLALKSGTVTPKRGFTAYPNGFEAEFTDKSHPPRAKSSD, from the coding sequence GTGGAATGTTACGGAAAGTACACTCACCACCCGCGATGGCGAGTTCTTCTTGCATATCGGCTTCCGCCGACCCAAGAACGATGCCGAACGGAACACCGCCGAGGACGAACGGTTCTCGGGGTTGACCTCGGTATCGAAAACCTCGCCGTTACCAGCACCGCCTACTTCTTCAGCGGGCGGGAGCTAACGCACCGTCTCCAAGAGTTCGAGAAAGTACGCGCCGGGTTGCAACAGACCGGAACGCGAAGCGCCCACCGGACGCTCGTACAGTCGAGCGGTCGGGAGCTTCGCCACGTCCGCGACGTTCTCCACCGGGCGTCGAACGCACTGATCGACGAAGCACTCCGCTACGACTGCGACGTTATCGCGTTCGAGAACCTGACTCATATCCGTGACCGAACCGGCGCGTCGTGGGGTCACAAGTGGGCGTTTCGGACGCTGTACGAACAGGTGGAGTACAAGGCTGAAGCCGTCAGTGTCTCAGTGGAACAAGTCGGCTCGGCGTACACCTCCCAACGATGTGCCGAGTGTGGATTCACGGCGGACGAGAATCGCCCGTCGCGTAACGACTTCCGGTGCGTAAAGTGTGAATCGGAAGCGAACGCGGACTACAACGCCGCGAAGAACATCGGTATGCGGTACATCCGTCGAGGCCAACAGTCGTCTCGGCGGACGGGCAACAGTCAGCTTGCCCTAAAGTCTGGAACAGTGACGCCGAAGCGCGGATTTACCGCCTACCCCAATGGGTTCGAGGCCGAGTTCACGGACAAGTCCCACCCTCCACGAGCGAAGTCGTCAGACTGA
- a CDS encoding BKACE family enzyme — MTYEAFLAGEPVIVTAALTGGVHGKEANPNLPETPAEIGRAAAAAEAAGAAVVHLHARQDNGERSFATERFQEIDDAVREHTENVIVQHSTGGTAAPTADRHQPLRTDPPPEMASLDMGPLNRYDHLTSENTRGTVDALHAEMVERGIKPELEVFNDGHRNEVHSLVERRDLAEPVYATLVFGSGTLTRPRPRNFLTAIEGLPEGALFNTLGFGRHQLPFATMGILFGGHVRVGLEDNVHYRRGELAESNAQLVERVARIAEALGREVATPDRARTILGL; from the coding sequence ATGACCTATGAGGCGTTTCTCGCCGGCGAGCCGGTGATCGTCACCGCGGCGCTGACCGGTGGCGTCCACGGCAAGGAGGCGAACCCGAACCTCCCCGAGACGCCCGCGGAGATCGGTCGCGCGGCGGCCGCGGCGGAGGCAGCGGGCGCGGCGGTCGTCCACCTCCACGCCCGCCAAGACAACGGTGAGCGCTCGTTTGCGACCGAGCGGTTTCAGGAGATCGACGACGCCGTTCGGGAGCACACAGAGAACGTGATCGTCCAGCACTCGACCGGCGGGACGGCCGCCCCGACGGCCGATCGTCACCAACCGCTCCGGACCGATCCACCGCCCGAGATGGCCTCTCTCGACATGGGACCGCTGAATCGCTACGATCACCTGACGAGCGAGAACACCCGCGGGACGGTCGACGCGCTCCACGCGGAGATGGTCGAGCGCGGGATCAAACCCGAACTGGAGGTGTTCAACGACGGCCACCGCAACGAGGTCCACAGTTTGGTGGAGCGCCGCGACCTCGCGGAGCCGGTGTACGCCACGCTCGTCTTCGGTTCGGGCACGCTCACCCGGCCGCGACCGCGGAACTTCCTGACCGCCATCGAGGGTCTCCCCGAGGGCGCGCTGTTCAACACGCTCGGCTTCGGTCGGCACCAGCTGCCGTTCGCGACGATGGGCATCCTCTTCGGCGGGCACGTTCGCGTCGGGCTGGAGGACAACGTCCACTACCGGCGGGGCGAGCTCGCCGAGAGCAACGCCCAGCTCGTCGAGCGCGTCGCCCGGATCGCCGAGGCGCTCGGCCGCGAGGTCGCCACGCCCGACCGGGCGAGGACGATCCTCGGCCTCTGA
- a CDS encoding glyoxalase/bleomycin resistance/dioxygenase family protein, whose amino-acid sequence MAGIVFFETAALDRMVEFYTERLDASVWLEQAGCTILRNENLLLGFCGGDRAETDGTITLFFDDRSAVDGMYDRLDDRAHGSPELNEEYDIYQFFADDPEGRTLEFQTFLHPIDPY is encoded by the coding sequence ATGGCCGGGATCGTCTTCTTCGAGACGGCGGCGCTCGATCGGATGGTCGAGTTCTATACCGAGCGACTGGACGCGTCGGTGTGGCTCGAACAGGCCGGCTGTACGATCCTCCGCAACGAGAACCTCCTGCTCGGGTTCTGTGGCGGCGATCGCGCCGAAACCGACGGCACGATCACGCTCTTTTTCGACGACCGATCCGCGGTCGACGGGATGTACGACCGGCTCGACGATCGTGCCCACGGGAGTCCGGAACTGAACGAGGAGTACGACATCTACCAGTTCTTCGCCGACGATCCGGAGGGACGAACGCTCGAGTTCCAGACGTTCCTCCATCCGATCGATCCGTACTGA
- a CDS encoding ABC transporter ATP-binding protein, translating to MTDDDPPDVSRKEKIQAIVSVAKYDPKLTVGIIGLGIFAAVLEGIGLSFILPIVELVQSDGGAASQGGLAGAFASAYQFFGVPLTLGTAVAGVGAVMVVRYTSSFLVAWFREALRTYYTRDLQIRAFDNALNARVSYFDQEGSDDILNAIITQTYYAGQVINKSVRLVEQGFLALTYVLLAFVVSPALTVFTAVVLGGVTFLLRSVVEPGYDIGEEVADANERRQEAAQAGTQGIRDIRIFGVAEELLSDFRDAVEQYTRSRITLRRNEAALSNFYNMAVSVSVFVLIYLSLTFANLALSSLGLFLFAMFRLGPKASTANQLVYQVENQLPHLVRTEAFIEELGRHEEPNESSRSAPESVDSIEFDDVWFSYDGKEDVLRGIDFEADEGEFVAFVGQSGAGKSTIVSLLSRMYEPTDGHIRANGAPVGEMDIHDWREHVAVVRQDPFIFADTLRYNLTIADRDASQAEIERVCEIAKVDEFLDDLPNGYDSLLGDDGVRLSGGQKQRVALARALLEDADLLILDEATSDLDSNLEKEVQSAIETMEREYIIVTIAHRLSTVKNADRIYTVENGRISEAGKHGELVSNEGKYAELYAIQAQG from the coding sequence ATGACTGATGACGATCCTCCAGACGTTTCGAGAAAGGAGAAAATACAGGCGATAGTTAGCGTTGCGAAGTACGACCCGAAACTCACGGTCGGGATCATCGGCCTCGGGATCTTTGCCGCTGTGCTGGAGGGCATCGGACTGAGCTTCATTCTCCCGATCGTCGAACTCGTTCAATCCGATGGAGGGGCCGCTTCTCAAGGCGGCCTCGCAGGCGCGTTCGCGTCGGCGTACCAGTTCTTCGGTGTTCCGCTCACCCTTGGGACCGCGGTAGCCGGCGTGGGGGCCGTCATGGTCGTTCGGTACACGTCGAGCTTTCTCGTTGCATGGTTTCGAGAAGCTCTCAGAACGTATTACACCCGAGATTTGCAGATACGAGCGTTCGACAACGCACTCAATGCACGGGTATCGTATTTCGATCAGGAGGGCTCCGACGACATCCTGAACGCGATTATCACGCAGACGTACTATGCTGGACAAGTCATCAACAAGAGTGTCAGGCTTGTTGAACAGGGGTTTCTGGCACTAACGTATGTGCTCCTTGCGTTCGTGGTTTCGCCTGCACTCACAGTTTTCACAGCGGTCGTTCTTGGCGGCGTGACGTTCTTACTGCGCAGTGTCGTTGAACCGGGATACGATATCGGGGAAGAAGTGGCAGATGCGAACGAGCGGCGGCAGGAGGCGGCACAGGCTGGAACACAGGGTATTCGAGACATCCGTATCTTCGGGGTTGCCGAGGAACTCCTCTCTGACTTTCGTGATGCAGTCGAACAGTACACACGATCCCGAATCACGCTGCGACGCAACGAAGCCGCACTCAGTAACTTCTACAACATGGCGGTTTCGGTGTCGGTTTTCGTGCTGATCTATCTCTCATTGACCTTCGCGAATCTCGCTCTCAGTTCGCTCGGACTGTTCCTGTTCGCCATGTTTCGACTCGGGCCAAAGGCGAGTACGGCCAACCAACTGGTGTATCAGGTCGAGAATCAGCTCCCCCACCTGGTGCGGACGGAGGCCTTCATCGAAGAGTTAGGCCGGCACGAGGAGCCGAACGAGTCCAGTCGGAGCGCACCCGAGAGCGTGGACTCGATCGAATTCGACGATGTGTGGTTCTCCTACGACGGCAAGGAGGACGTCCTCCGAGGGATCGATTTCGAGGCGGACGAGGGTGAGTTCGTGGCGTTCGTGGGCCAGTCGGGTGCCGGGAAATCTACGATCGTTTCGCTGCTCTCGCGGATGTACGAGCCAACCGACGGTCACATCCGCGCGAACGGTGCTCCCGTCGGCGAGATGGATATCCACGACTGGCGCGAGCACGTCGCAGTCGTGCGTCAGGACCCCTTCATTTTCGCCGACACGCTCAGGTACAATCTCACGATTGCCGACCGAGACGCGTCTCAAGCGGAGATCGAACGCGTCTGTGAGATCGCGAAGGTCGACGAGTTCCTTGACGACCTGCCGAACGGCTATGACTCGCTCCTTGGTGATGACGGCGTTCGGCTTTCAGGCGGGCAGAAACAACGTGTCGCGCTCGCGCGCGCGCTCCTTGAAGACGCTGACCTCCTGATTCTGGACGAGGCGACGAGCGACCTTGACTCGAACCTGGAAAAGGAGGTCCAGAGCGCGATCGAGACGATGGAGCGCGAGTACATCATCGTCACCATCGCTCACCGTCTCTCGACGGTGAAGAACGCCGACCGGATCTACACCGTTGAGAACGGACGGATCTCGGAGGCTGGGAAACACGGCGAACTGGTCAGCAACGAGGGGAAGTACGCGGAACTGTACGCGATCCAGGCGCAGGGGTAA
- a CDS encoding DUF3179 domain-containing protein: MDRRRYLSGLAGGTAVWLAGCSGLAGRSDSRGANGETGTSAATDASAATGEPGNATTAGGTAAGVPQSAGDVELPVPRSELDRGASEDAIPAITDPAFGADWSEFGVELDPNERVIGVERGGEARAYPLAVLNWHEIVNDEFDGPLLVTYCPLCGSGLTAERRVDGEETTFGVSGLLWNSDLVMYDRATDSLWSQILATAIRGPSTGETLSLVPSTLTAWSAWRETHPDTEVLLPPPASEAIGGARPRDYARDPYAGYDESRRIGIGGEEFEGELHPKAEVIGVARDGTASAYPFDTVTSEGVINDRVGDLPVVVTVDAGDALVAYERRVDGDELTFEPAGADAMRAGGSRWRRATGEALDGPHEGTQLPRANDASPMFFFAWRDFNPDTDVYGT; this comes from the coding sequence ATGGATCGCCGCCGCTATCTGTCCGGACTCGCCGGCGGCACGGCCGTCTGGCTCGCGGGCTGTTCGGGCCTCGCCGGCCGCTCCGATTCCCGTGGAGCGAACGGAGAGACCGGCACCTCGGCAGCCACCGACGCTTCGGCGGCCACCGGCGAACCGGGGAACGCGACCACCGCCGGCGGAACGGCGGCCGGCGTGCCCCAGTCCGCTGGCGACGTCGAGCTACCCGTCCCCAGAAGCGAGCTCGACCGTGGCGCATCGGAGGACGCGATCCCGGCGATCACCGACCCCGCGTTCGGAGCCGACTGGAGCGAGTTCGGGGTCGAACTCGACCCGAACGAGCGCGTGATCGGCGTCGAACGCGGCGGCGAGGCGCGGGCGTACCCGCTCGCGGTCCTGAACTGGCACGAGATCGTGAACGACGAGTTCGACGGCCCTCTTCTGGTGACGTACTGTCCGCTGTGTGGTAGCGGGCTCACCGCCGAACGCCGGGTCGATGGTGAGGAGACAACGTTCGGCGTCTCGGGCCTGCTCTGGAACAGCGATCTCGTGATGTACGACCGTGCGACCGACAGCCTCTGGAGTCAGATCCTCGCGACCGCCATCCGCGGGCCGAGCACGGGCGAGACGCTCTCGTTGGTCCCCTCGACGCTGACGGCGTGGAGTGCGTGGCGCGAGACGCACCCCGACACGGAGGTCCTGCTCCCGCCGCCGGCCTCCGAGGCGATCGGCGGGGCGAGACCGCGGGACTACGCCCGCGACCCCTACGCCGGCTACGACGAATCGCGGCGCATCGGCATCGGCGGCGAGGAGTTCGAGGGGGAGCTCCACCCGAAGGCCGAGGTCATCGGGGTCGCTCGCGACGGGACGGCGAGCGCCTACCCGTTCGATACGGTCACGAGTGAGGGCGTGATCAACGACCGCGTCGGCGACCTCCCGGTGGTCGTCACGGTCGATGCGGGCGACGCGCTCGTCGCCTACGAGCGCCGCGTCGATGGAGACGAACTGACGTTCGAGCCCGCGGGCGCGGACGCGATGCGCGCCGGCGGCTCGCGGTGGCGGCGCGCCACCGGCGAGGCCCTCGACGGTCCCCACGAGGGAACGCAGCTCCCGCGGGCCAACGACGCCTCGCCCATGTTCTTCTTCGCGTGGCGCGATTTCAACCCCGACACCGATGTGTACGGAACCTGA
- a CDS encoding cytochrome c biogenesis CcdA family protein, translating into MIDVSGLRLGFAFTAGAATFFAPCAYPLLPGYVAYYLGSDAGSGKSEGESGASGESDGVGTGARLRRAATVGVLVSVGFVLVYGVLAGIVATVGTRVLADIVLLELVVGALLVVLGTAMALGRGPTRHVTFPERRRSPVAFVGFGIVYAAAAAGCTAPVFVAVALTALSSGPATAFVTLGAYAAGMSALMIAITALSALGREAILRRLPRPQTVSRVAGVLLVAAGLAQVYLFSFRFGGLTLLGLE; encoded by the coding sequence ATGATCGACGTCTCGGGGCTGCGCCTCGGCTTCGCGTTCACCGCCGGCGCGGCAACCTTCTTCGCGCCGTGTGCGTACCCGCTGTTGCCTGGCTACGTCGCTTACTACCTCGGCAGCGACGCCGGGAGCGGGAAAAGCGAGGGCGAAAGCGGAGCGTCGGGCGAGTCGGACGGCGTCGGGACGGGAGCGCGGCTGCGTCGTGCGGCGACGGTGGGCGTGCTCGTGAGTGTCGGGTTCGTGCTGGTGTACGGCGTGCTCGCCGGGATCGTGGCGACAGTCGGGACGCGAGTGCTCGCGGACATCGTTCTGCTGGAACTCGTCGTCGGCGCGTTGCTCGTCGTCCTCGGGACCGCGATGGCGCTCGGTCGCGGACCGACCCGCCACGTCACGTTCCCGGAGCGACGGCGCTCGCCCGTCGCGTTCGTGGGGTTCGGGATCGTCTACGCCGCCGCGGCCGCCGGCTGCACCGCACCGGTGTTCGTCGCGGTCGCGCTGACGGCGCTGTCGAGCGGCCCGGCCACCGCGTTCGTCACGCTCGGCGCGTACGCCGCCGGGATGAGCGCCCTGATGATCGCGATTACGGCGCTGTCGGCACTCGGACGCGAGGCCATCCTTCGTCGGTTGCCACGGCCACAGACGGTCTCGCGGGTCGCGGGCGTGCTCCTCGTGGCGGCCGGCCTCGCCCAGGTCTACCTCTTTTCGTTCCGGTTCGGCGGGCTCACGCTGCTCGGCCTGGAGTGA
- a CDS encoding aldo/keto reductase yields MEYTTLGSTGMEVSRICLGCMSFGSPEWRDWVLDEEQSEEIIECAIDLGINFFDTANMYSRGESERVLGNALEGYDRDWPVVATKVYNPMDDDNPNARGLSRKAIEQELENSLDRLGMETIDLYQTHRWDDDAPIEGTLRALDDAVRRGKVRYIGGSSMWAHQFADALHTSRSLGLERFVTMQNHYNLVYREEEREMLPLCQREDVGVLPWSPLARGYLARPHEEIDATARGASEEYLYEHPYREGGGREINERVAELAAEEDATMAQIALSWLLHKDWVDAPIVGTTSVEHLEQAVAALDISLAESDIEYLEEPYEPVRVSGHT; encoded by the coding sequence ATGGAGTACACGACCCTCGGCTCGACGGGGATGGAGGTGAGCCGGATCTGTCTCGGCTGCATGAGCTTCGGGAGCCCCGAGTGGCGCGACTGGGTGCTCGACGAGGAGCAAAGCGAGGAGATCATCGAGTGCGCGATCGATCTCGGGATCAACTTCTTCGACACCGCGAACATGTACTCGCGCGGCGAGAGCGAGCGGGTGCTCGGCAACGCCCTCGAAGGCTACGACCGCGACTGGCCGGTGGTCGCCACCAAGGTCTACAACCCGATGGACGACGACAATCCGAACGCCCGGGGCCTCTCGCGCAAGGCCATCGAACAGGAGCTCGAAAACAGCCTCGACCGGTTGGGAATGGAGACGATCGACCTCTACCAGACTCATCGCTGGGACGACGACGCGCCGATCGAGGGGACGCTCCGGGCGCTCGACGACGCCGTGCGCCGCGGGAAGGTGCGCTACATCGGTGGCTCCTCGATGTGGGCTCACCAGTTCGCCGACGCGCTCCACACCAGCCGCTCTCTGGGTCTCGAACGATTCGTCACGATGCAGAACCACTACAACCTCGTCTACCGCGAGGAGGAGCGCGAGATGCTGCCGCTCTGCCAGCGGGAAGACGTCGGCGTGTTGCCGTGGAGCCCGCTCGCACGCGGCTATCTCGCCAGGCCACACGAGGAGATCGACGCCACCGCACGCGGCGCGAGCGAGGAGTACCTCTACGAACACCCCTACCGCGAGGGTGGCGGTCGGGAGATCAACGAGCGCGTCGCGGAGCTCGCCGCCGAGGAGGACGCCACGATGGCCCAGATCGCCCTCTCGTGGCTCCTCCACAAGGACTGGGTCGACGCACCGATCGTCGGGACGACGAGCGTCGAACACCTCGAACAGGCGGTCGCGGCGCTCGACATCTCGCTCGCCGAGAGCGACATCGAGTATCTCGAAGAACCCTACGAGCCGGTGCGAGTCTCGGGCCACACGTAG
- a CDS encoding macro domain-containing protein, giving the protein MEFEVIQGDIAAQQADALVNAAGTSLEMGSGVAGALRRGAGGEINREAVSQGPIDLGTVAVTDAHDLDAEYVIHAAAMPHYGDGEATAESIRNATHNALERADELGCESLVLPALGCGVAGFALREGATIIADAVADYAPESLTDVRLIGYSDDEVAVIREAASETRDG; this is encoded by the coding sequence ATGGAGTTCGAGGTGATTCAGGGCGACATCGCCGCCCAGCAAGCCGACGCGCTCGTGAACGCCGCCGGCACGAGTCTCGAAATGGGCTCCGGCGTGGCGGGGGCGCTCCGGCGCGGCGCGGGCGGCGAGATCAACCGCGAGGCGGTCTCGCAGGGACCGATCGATCTCGGAACGGTGGCGGTCACCGACGCCCACGATCTCGACGCCGAGTACGTGATCCACGCCGCCGCGATGCCCCATTACGGGGACGGCGAGGCCACGGCGGAGAGCATTCGGAACGCGACCCACAACGCGCTCGAACGCGCCGACGAACTGGGGTGTGAATCGCTCGTGCTCCCCGCGTTGGGATGTGGCGTCGCCGGGTTCGCCCTTCGAGAAGGCGCAACGATCATCGCCGATGCCGTTGCCGACTACGCTCCCGAGTCGCTCACGGACGTGCGTTTGATCGGGTACAGCGACGACGAGGTCGCCGTTATCCGTGAGGCCGCGAGCGAGACCCGTGACGGATGA